In Janthinobacterium rivuli, a single genomic region encodes these proteins:
- the dapF gene encoding diaminopimelate epimerase, translated as MKLHFTKMHGAGNDFIVIDAIHQEIDFTPAQWQRLADRRFGIGADQILVVEKPRLPGCDFRYRIYNNDGGEVEQCGNGARAFVKFVSEKGLSTKDSIRVETMAGIIAPRLELDGSITVDMGAPVLEPALVPFDANGLDGVAQGNDTVWPLDLALPDQPSPVLVSVVSMGNPHAVQVVDDVDAQDLEVTGPRIEHHPRFPRRVNAGYMQVVDRQHVKLRVFERGAGETLACGTGACAAAVAGILRGLLDSPVRISARGGELSIAWQGPGQPVLMTGPAVTVFEGTIEL; from the coding sequence ATGAAACTCCACTTTACCAAAATGCATGGCGCCGGCAATGACTTCATCGTCATCGACGCCATCCATCAAGAGATCGACTTCACGCCGGCCCAGTGGCAGCGCCTGGCCGACCGCCGTTTCGGCATCGGCGCCGACCAGATCCTCGTCGTGGAAAAGCCGCGCCTGCCCGGCTGCGACTTCCGCTACCGCATCTATAACAACGATGGCGGCGAAGTCGAGCAATGCGGCAACGGCGCGCGCGCCTTCGTCAAGTTCGTCAGCGAAAAGGGGCTATCGACCAAGGACAGCATCCGCGTGGAAACCATGGCCGGCATCATCGCGCCGCGCCTGGAACTTGACGGCAGCATCACGGTCGACATGGGCGCGCCCGTGCTCGAACCCGCGCTGGTGCCCTTCGATGCCAACGGCCTGGACGGTGTAGCGCAAGGCAACGACACTGTCTGGCCGCTGGACCTGGCCTTGCCGGACCAACCCTCTCCCGTGCTGGTGTCCGTCGTCTCGATGGGCAACCCGCACGCCGTGCAAGTGGTCGACGATGTCGATGCGCAAGACCTGGAAGTGACGGGCCCGCGCATCGAGCACCATCCGCGCTTTCCCCGCAGGGTCAACGCCGGCTACATGCAGGTCGTCGACCGCCAGCACGTGAAACTGCGCGTGTTTGAACGGGGCGCGGGCGAAACCCTGGCGTGCGGCACGGGCGCCTGCGCCGCCGCCGTGGCCGGCATCCTGCGCGGCTTGCTCGACTCCCCCGTGCGCATCAGCGCGCGCGGCGGCGAACTGTCGATCGCCTGGCAAGGCCCCGGCCAGCCCGTCCTGATGACGGGTCCGGCCGTGACCGTGTTCGAAGGCACGATCGAACTGTAA
- the metF gene encoding methylenetetrahydrofolate reductase [NAD(P)H] — MEKHNFSIEFFPPKTPEGAEKLRATRVKLSELHPKYFSVTFGAGGTTQQGTLDTVREILAAGEQAAPHLSCVGGSRESIRAVLADFKAAGVKRIVALRGDLPSGYGASGEFRYANELVEFIRAETGDHFHIEVAAYPEVHPQARSPQDDLNAFARKVQAGADAAITQYFYNADAYFQFVEQTQKMGINVPIVAGIMPITNYTQLMRFSDMCGAEIPRWVRLKLASFGDDSASIKAFGLDVVTGLCERLLEGGAPGLHFYSMNQAAPTTALWQRLVK, encoded by the coding sequence ATGGAAAAGCATAATTTCAGTATTGAGTTTTTCCCGCCGAAAACCCCGGAAGGGGCGGAAAAGCTGCGCGCCACGCGTGTCAAATTGTCTGAATTGCATCCGAAGTATTTCTCGGTGACCTTTGGCGCCGGCGGTACCACGCAGCAGGGTACGCTGGATACCGTGCGCGAGATCCTGGCGGCCGGCGAACAGGCCGCACCGCATTTGTCTTGCGTGGGCGGCTCGCGCGAATCGATCCGCGCCGTGCTGGCCGACTTCAAGGCGGCCGGCGTGAAGCGTATCGTGGCCTTGCGCGGCGATTTGCCGAGCGGCTATGGCGCTTCGGGCGAGTTCCGCTATGCCAACGAGCTGGTGGAATTCATCCGCGCCGAGACGGGCGACCATTTCCATATCGAAGTGGCCGCCTATCCGGAAGTGCATCCGCAAGCCCGTTCGCCGCAGGACGACCTGAACGCGTTCGCGCGCAAGGTGCAGGCTGGCGCCGATGCGGCCATCACCCAGTACTTCTACAATGCCGACGCGTATTTCCAGTTTGTCGAGCAGACGCAGAAGATGGGCATCAACGTGCCCATCGTGGCCGGCATCATGCCGATCACGAACTACACGCAGCTGATGCGCTTTTCGGACATGTGCGGCGCGGAAATTCCACGCTGGGTGCGTTTGAAACTGGCCAGCTTCGGCGACGACAGCGCATCCATCAAGGCCTTTGGCCTGGACGTGGTGACGGGCTTGTGCGAACGCCTGCTGGAAGGCGGCGCGCCAGGCTTGCATTTCTATAGCATGAACCAGGCGGCGCCCACGACCGCACTGTGGCAGCGCCTGGTGAAATAA
- a CDS encoding 5-formyltetrahydrofolate cyclo-ligase, with product MRKALLATRRALPVATRVRWDAAIAQRLLDWCAQENVEELGVYWPLHGEPDLHDAYAQLAARGVQLSLPVVLEKHAPLAFSDWTPGEPMVKDGMGVAVPAQLRLRAAPATLLVPCLGFNEQRYRLGYGGGYYDRTLAAAPRPRTIGIAYACLAASFPNGEYDIALDHIVTEGDLF from the coding sequence TTGCGCAAAGCCTTGCTGGCGACCCGCCGCGCCCTGCCCGTCGCCACGCGAGTAAGGTGGGATGCGGCCATCGCGCAGCGCCTGCTGGACTGGTGCGCGCAGGAAAACGTCGAGGAACTGGGCGTGTACTGGCCCCTGCACGGCGAGCCGGACTTGCACGATGCCTATGCGCAACTGGCCGCGCGCGGCGTGCAATTAAGCTTGCCGGTGGTGCTGGAAAAGCATGCGCCGCTGGCATTTTCCGACTGGACGCCGGGCGAGCCCATGGTCAAGGATGGCATGGGCGTGGCCGTGCCGGCCCAGCTGCGCCTGCGTGCGGCGCCCGCCACCCTGCTGGTGCCCTGCCTGGGTTTTAATGAGCAACGTTATCGGCTCGGCTATGGCGGCGGCTATTACGACCGCACCCTGGCGGCCGCGCCGCGGCCGCGCACCATCGGCATCGCGTATGCCTGCCTGGCGGCCAGCTTTCCCAACGGCGAATACGACATCGCCCTCGATCACATCGTGACCGAGGGCGATCTGTTCTGA
- a CDS encoding tetratricopeptide repeat protein, which yields MANRETLGLIKGARAGDVACQLALGRVYLFGQGVPQSLPTALHWLARAAQEDSAEACLLIGTHVPFEVAQPSAKVLIPYYAQAFDAGLVQAGLVLAQLVLGNAASHSEALRAKARVALDAAVCAGLPDAQWLLSMQEGSSAACGPDTRAAGEKAIDGDAPLHAWLEQAWSQGNHAGFLSQGLPLARELLQRQAAAGARTITLDAQQVLLLSRCAQALAPGGDAEGWQCCELAAHGGDRTAQLELGLGYARMDAHGQRLATRNGAANFKRAVRWLTQAGEQGLAEAWFVLSRIYTKPEFSQRNVVEAHSCLERAADLGHGPAQLECGMHAWRNRRDGVNNDVRAAYWLLQAQAQGSREAEAALAKIAPQGEPGDWGQCAALHADAHLRQLGQSHPLLAARLALARCFHLSRAEALLLDIHAADQGHCLLIDISATHGRGKRRLVLIRTAQERQLLDQAVRLFERVDCGVAGPEGNYRQRLYRLKCYLAELDVAQEQQFLVA from the coding sequence ATGGCAAATCGCGAAACATTAGGATTGATCAAGGGAGCACGCGCGGGCGATGTGGCTTGCCAGCTGGCGTTGGGACGCGTGTATCTGTTTGGGCAGGGAGTGCCGCAAAGTCTGCCGACCGCCTTGCACTGGCTGGCGCGGGCGGCCCAGGAGGATAGCGCGGAAGCGTGCTTGCTGATCGGCACGCACGTGCCGTTCGAAGTGGCGCAACCGTCGGCCAAGGTGCTGATCCCGTATTACGCGCAGGCATTCGACGCGGGCCTGGTGCAGGCGGGGCTGGTGCTGGCGCAGCTGGTGCTGGGCAATGCCGCCAGCCACAGTGAAGCCTTGCGCGCCAAGGCGCGCGTGGCACTGGACGCCGCCGTGTGCGCCGGCTTGCCCGATGCGCAATGGTTGTTATCCATGCAAGAGGGATCGTCCGCAGCCTGTGGGCCGGACACCCGCGCCGCTGGTGAGAAAGCCATCGATGGCGACGCGCCGCTGCATGCCTGGCTGGAGCAGGCATGGAGCCAGGGCAACCATGCGGGCTTCCTGTCGCAAGGCTTGCCGCTGGCGCGCGAGCTGTTGCAGCGCCAGGCGGCCGCCGGGGCGCGCACGATCACCCTCGACGCGCAGCAGGTGCTATTGCTGTCGCGTTGCGCCCAGGCCCTGGCGCCTGGCGGCGATGCCGAGGGCTGGCAGTGTTGCGAGCTGGCCGCGCATGGCGGCGACCGTACGGCGCAGCTGGAGCTGGGGCTTGGCTATGCGCGCATGGATGCGCATGGCCAGCGGTTGGCCACGCGTAACGGCGCGGCCAATTTCAAGCGGGCCGTGCGCTGGCTGACGCAGGCTGGCGAGCAGGGGCTGGCCGAAGCCTGGTTCGTGCTGTCGCGCATCTACACGAAACCGGAATTTTCCCAGCGCAATGTGGTCGAAGCCCATTCCTGCCTGGAGCGTGCCGCCGACCTGGGGCATGGTCCGGCCCAGCTCGAGTGCGGCATGCATGCCTGGCGCAATCGCCGCGACGGCGTCAACAACGATGTGCGGGCCGCGTACTGGCTGCTGCAGGCGCAGGCGCAAGGCAGCCGTGAAGCGGAGGCGGCGCTGGCAAAGATCGCGCCGCAAGGCGAACCGGGCGACTGGGGCCAGTGCGCCGCCTTGCACGCCGATGCGCATTTGCGGCAACTGGGCCAGAGCCACCCCCTGCTGGCGGCACGCCTGGCATTGGCGCGCTGCTTTCATCTGTCGCGTGCCGAGGCGCTGCTGCTCGATATCCATGCGGCCGACCAGGGGCATTGTCTGTTGATCGATATCAGCGCCACGCATGGGCGCGGCAAGCGGCGCCTGGTGCTGATCCGCACGGCGCAGGAGCGCCAGCTGCTCGATCAGGCGGTGCGTTTGTTCGAGCGCGTCGATTGCGGCGTGGCGGGGCCGGAAGGCAATTACCGGCAGCGCCTGTACCGCCTGAAGTGCTACCTGGCGGAACTTGATGTCGCGCAGGAACAGCAGTTCCTGGTGGCATGA
- a CDS encoding porin: MKKSLVALALFGAFAATAQAQSSVQIYGTIDAGLGKATGSTTAVTKRDNNKLGFKGTEDLGNGLKAIFQLEIRYESDTGTLESNSRPLFQGQSRVGLQGNFGTVRLGRGLTAFQESSTAFEPWSGMPTPAGFQTDITVAAYSSDPLSAAGNSRNRFSNAVFYNSPVISGFQFNATVAAKEANNNPAFPGPAATPPANNYPVAANAVPASNPYSVSATYNYGQFAGMAAYERNGLQAKLWSVAASFNPVTELKLMASYQHQDDGNFKIINTDTKAWLVGANYDVGPGKVRAGYGQKTPDGVTKTKQASLGYDYNLSKRTYLYADISNRKDAVSKTYIGLGLHHNF, encoded by the coding sequence ATGAAAAAATCACTCGTTGCCCTCGCACTCTTCGGCGCCTTTGCCGCAACCGCACAAGCGCAGTCGTCCGTCCAAATCTACGGCACGATCGATGCAGGCCTGGGCAAAGCGACTGGTTCGACCACCGCTGTCACCAAGCGCGACAACAACAAACTGGGCTTCAAGGGCACGGAAGATCTGGGCAATGGCTTGAAAGCTATTTTCCAACTGGAAATTCGCTATGAATCCGATACGGGTACGCTGGAAAGCAACTCCCGTCCGCTGTTCCAGGGTCAAAGCCGCGTCGGCCTGCAAGGCAACTTCGGTACCGTGCGTCTGGGCCGCGGCCTGACCGCCTTCCAGGAATCGAGCACCGCGTTCGAACCATGGTCGGGCATGCCTACGCCAGCCGGTTTCCAGACCGACATCACGGTGGCCGCTTACAGCAGCGATCCGCTGAGCGCAGCCGGCAATTCGCGTAACCGCTTCTCGAACGCCGTGTTCTACAACTCGCCAGTCATCAGCGGCTTCCAGTTCAACGCCACTGTCGCCGCCAAGGAAGCCAATAACAATCCGGCATTCCCTGGACCAGCAGCTACGCCACCAGCCAACAACTACCCGGTGGCTGCCAATGCCGTGCCAGCGTCGAATCCGTACTCGGTCTCGGCTACGTACAACTACGGCCAGTTCGCCGGTATGGCCGCGTATGAGCGCAATGGCCTGCAAGCCAAGCTGTGGTCGGTTGCAGCATCGTTCAATCCGGTAACGGAACTGAAACTGATGGCATCGTACCAGCATCAGGATGATGGCAACTTCAAGATCATCAACACCGACACCAAAGCATGGCTCGTTGGCGCCAACTACGACGTCGGCCCAGGCAAGGTTCGCGCTGGCTACGGTCAAAAAACGCCAGACGGCGTGACCAAAACCAAACAAGCATCGCTGGGCTACGACTACAACCTGTCGAAACGCACCTACCTGTACGCGGACATCTCGAACCGCAAGGATGCTGTGTCGAAGACCTACATCGGTCTGGGCTTGCATCACAACTTCTAA
- a CDS encoding lipid A biosynthesis acyltransferase: MRLLIAFMWLLHWLPLPILGRFGVAVGSLLFIAMPARRKIALTNLRLCMPELTEKQRVALARQHFQAYSRSVWERSILWWSSEARLNRLIKKVPAFPGQQIAAKPTILLCPHFVCLDVAGAATAMEISASSMYVQQKNAAFDQALRNGRSRFKPPKLFTRQDGIKTILRALRDGLPYFMLPDMDFGEKDAEFVPFFGVPAATLTATARLALAAKAQVIPVIATFLPNYQGWQVTYYPAWDDYPGDDITAATRRMNEFIEERVREAPAEYFWTHKRFKTRPEGEASFYNQHK, encoded by the coding sequence ATGAGACTGCTGATCGCTTTCATGTGGCTGCTGCACTGGCTGCCTTTACCCATCCTCGGCCGTTTCGGCGTGGCCGTCGGCAGCCTGCTGTTCATCGCCATGCCCGCGCGGCGCAAGATTGCCCTGACGAATCTGCGCCTGTGCATGCCGGAACTGACGGAAAAACAACGCGTGGCCCTGGCGCGCCAGCATTTCCAGGCGTATTCGCGCAGCGTGTGGGAACGCAGCATCCTGTGGTGGTCGTCGGAAGCGCGCCTGAACCGCCTGATCAAAAAGGTACCCGCCTTCCCGGGCCAGCAGATCGCGGCCAAGCCGACCATCCTGCTGTGCCCGCATTTCGTCTGCCTCGACGTGGCTGGCGCCGCCACCGCCATGGAGATCTCCGCCTCGTCGATGTATGTGCAGCAAAAGAACGCGGCCTTCGACCAGGCCTTGCGCAACGGCCGTTCGCGCTTCAAGCCGCCCAAGCTGTTTACGCGCCAGGACGGCATCAAGACGATTCTGCGCGCACTGCGCGACGGCTTGCCATATTTCATGCTGCCGGACATGGATTTCGGCGAAAAGGATGCGGAATTCGTGCCCTTCTTCGGCGTGCCCGCCGCCACCCTGACGGCCACGGCGCGCCTGGCGCTGGCCGCCAAAGCGCAAGTCATTCCCGTCATCGCCACCTTCCTGCCCAATTACCAGGGCTGGCAAGTGACCTACTATCCTGCCTGGGACGATTATCCGGGCGACGACATCACGGCCGCCACGCGCCGCATGAACGAATTCATCGAAGAGCGCGTGCGCGAAGCGCCGGCCGAGTATTTCTGGACGCATAAACGCTTCAAGACGCGTCCGGAAGGCGAAGCATCGTTCTATAACCAGCACAAGTGA
- the metK gene encoding methionine adenosyltransferase, whose protein sequence is MSNDYLFTSESVSEGHPDKVADQISDAILDAILTQDPAARVAAETLCNTGLVVLAGEITTHANVDYIQVARETIKRIGYDNTEYGIDYKGCAVLVAYDKQSPDIAQGVDEGAGIDLDQGAGDQGLMFGYACDETAELMPAAIHYAHRLVERQSQLRKDGRLPWLRPDAKSQVTLRYVDGRPVGVHTVVLSTQHAPEISHKQIEEAVIEEIIKPILPREWLTDTKFLVNPTGRFVIGGPQGDCGLTGRKIIVDTYGGAAPHGGGAFSGKDPSKVDRSAAYAARYVAKNIVAAGLARQCQVQVSYAIGVAKPINITVYTEGTGVIPDAEIAKLVLAHFDLRPKGIVQMLDLLRPIYQKSAAYGHFGREEPEFTWERTDKVALLRDAAGLK, encoded by the coding sequence ATGTCAAACGACTATCTCTTCACTTCCGAATCCGTCTCGGAAGGCCATCCCGACAAGGTTGCCGATCAAATTTCCGACGCCATCCTTGACGCCATCCTGACCCAGGATCCAGCCGCCCGCGTGGCTGCCGAAACCCTGTGCAACACCGGTCTGGTGGTGCTGGCTGGCGAGATCACCACGCACGCCAATGTGGATTATATTCAAGTTGCGCGCGAAACCATCAAACGCATCGGTTACGACAACACGGAATACGGCATCGACTACAAGGGTTGCGCCGTGCTGGTGGCCTACGACAAGCAGTCGCCGGACATCGCGCAAGGCGTCGATGAAGGTGCGGGGATTGACCTGGATCAAGGCGCTGGCGATCAGGGCCTGATGTTCGGCTACGCCTGCGATGAAACGGCCGAGCTGATGCCCGCCGCCATCCACTACGCGCACCGCTTGGTCGAGCGCCAGTCGCAACTGCGCAAGGATGGCCGTCTGCCATGGCTGCGTCCGGATGCGAAATCGCAAGTGACCCTGCGCTACGTCGATGGCCGCCCCGTCGGCGTGCACACGGTGGTGCTGTCGACCCAGCATGCGCCGGAAATCTCGCACAAGCAGATCGAAGAAGCCGTCATCGAGGAAATCATCAAGCCGATCCTGCCGCGCGAATGGCTGACCGACACGAAATTCCTCGTCAACCCGACGGGCCGTTTCGTCATCGGCGGTCCGCAAGGCGATTGCGGCTTGACCGGCCGCAAGATCATCGTCGACACCTACGGTGGCGCAGCCCCGCACGGCGGCGGCGCGTTCTCGGGCAAGGATCCATCGAAAGTCGACCGTTCGGCAGCCTACGCGGCCCGTTACGTGGCGAAAAACATCGTCGCGGCCGGCCTGGCGCGCCAATGCCAGGTGCAGGTCAGCTACGCCATCGGCGTGGCCAAGCCGATCAACATCACCGTCTACACGGAAGGCACGGGCGTGATTCCCGACGCGGAAATCGCCAAGCTGGTGCTGGCGCACTTTGATTTGCGTCCAAAAGGCATCGTGCAAATGCTCGACCTGCTGCGCCCGATCTACCAGAAGAGCGCCGCCTACGGCCACTTCGGCCGCGAAGAGCCGGAATTCACGTGGGAACGCACGGACAAGGTCGCCCTGCTGCGCGACGCCGCCGGCCTGAAGTAA
- a CDS encoding DUF484 family protein has product MTATLDSSTVAQYLSEHPNFFEEHTALLGEVKLSSPLTGRTISLQERQMEVMRDKYKALELRMSKLSRVAEENGDIASKFHGWNQAMLQVRNDADMPRVLVDALQSNFDVPYVSLRLWQVLPEHADGWFTEDVTADVRMFANSLQTPYCGSNRDFEAVHWLQADKIESTVMIALRAPNTTGTFGLLVLGSPDSERFTSSMGTDFLVHIGATASAALAALRAGSPA; this is encoded by the coding sequence ATGACCGCCACACTCGATTCCAGCACCGTCGCCCAGTACCTGAGCGAGCACCCGAATTTCTTCGAAGAGCATACCGCCCTGCTCGGCGAGGTCAAGCTGAGCAGTCCGCTGACGGGACGCACCATCTCGCTGCAGGAGCGGCAAATGGAAGTGATGCGCGACAAGTACAAGGCGCTGGAACTGCGCATGTCCAAGCTGAGCCGTGTGGCCGAGGAAAATGGCGACATCGCCAGCAAGTTCCACGGCTGGAACCAGGCCATGCTGCAAGTGCGCAACGATGCGGACATGCCGCGCGTGCTGGTCGATGCCTTGCAAAGCAATTTCGACGTGCCTTACGTCAGCCTGCGCCTGTGGCAAGTGCTGCCGGAACACGCCGACGGCTGGTTCACGGAAGATGTCACGGCCGACGTGCGCATGTTCGCCAACAGCCTGCAAACCCCGTACTGCGGCAGCAACCGCGATTTCGAAGCCGTGCACTGGTTGCAAGCTGACAAGATCGAATCGACCGTCATGATCGCCCTGCGCGCCCCGAACACCACGGGCACCTTCGGCCTGCTGGTGCTCGGTTCGCCCGACAGCGAACGCTTTACCTCGAGCATGGGCACGGATTTCCTCGTGCATATCGGCGCCACAGCCAGCGCCGCCCTGGCCGCGCTGCGCGCCGGCTCGCCTGCCTGA
- a CDS encoding phage holin family protein, which yields MRLLLIWFINAAALFAVPYLMHSVTMSSGWTALLAAAVLGLVNALIRPLLILLTLPVTFLSLGLFILIINGFMFWLVAQIIDGFHVASFWSAVGGAILYSIISWALSTLLLSNDDGKA from the coding sequence ATGCGCTTGCTACTGATTTGGTTTATCAATGCGGCAGCCCTGTTTGCCGTCCCTTACCTGATGCACTCGGTGACGATGAGCAGCGGCTGGACGGCGCTGCTGGCCGCTGCCGTGCTGGGGCTGGTCAATGCGCTGATCCGTCCTTTGCTGATCCTGCTGACCCTGCCCGTGACGTTCTTGTCGCTGGGCCTGTTCATTTTGATCATCAACGGCTTCATGTTCTGGCTCGTGGCGCAGATAATCGATGGCTTCCATGTCGCCAGTTTCTGGTCTGCCGTGGGTGGTGCCATTTTGTACAGCATCATTTCCTGGGCCCTGTCGACCTTACTTTTGAGTAATGACGATGGAAAAGCATAA
- the ahcY gene encoding adenosylhomocysteinase, producing the protein MNAVLKSQHDYTIADITLAAWGDKEIKIAETEMPGLMAIREEFAAAQPLKGARITGSIHMTIQTAVLIQTLEALGAQVRWASCNIYSTQDHAAAAIAAAGTPVFAIKGESLDDYWEYTHRIFEWPSVDGKAVYSNMILDDGGDATLLLHLGVRAETDLSVLANPGSEEEICMFNSIKRHLLADPTWYSKRLPEILGVTEETTTGVHRLYQMHKEGKLAFPAINVNDSVTKSKFDNLYGCRESLVDGIKRATDVMIAGKVAVIAGYGDVGKGSAQAMRALSAQVWVTEVDPICALQAAMEGYRVVTMDYACEHGDIFVTCTGNYHILTHDHLTRMKDQAIVCNIGHFDNEIDVASLKQYEWENIKPQVDHIIFPSGRRIILLAEGRLVNLGCGTGHPSYVMSSSFANQTIAQIELYANTANYPVGVYTLPKHLDEKVARLQLKKLNAQLTELTQEQADYIGVRQEGPYKPEHYRY; encoded by the coding sequence ATGAACGCCGTACTCAAATCGCAACACGACTACACCATCGCCGATATCACCTTGGCCGCATGGGGCGACAAAGAAATCAAGATTGCTGAAACGGAAATGCCTGGCCTGATGGCCATCCGCGAAGAATTCGCGGCAGCGCAGCCTTTGAAAGGCGCGCGCATCACCGGTTCCATCCACATGACCATCCAGACCGCCGTGCTGATCCAGACCCTGGAAGCACTGGGCGCGCAAGTGCGTTGGGCATCGTGCAACATTTACTCCACGCAAGATCACGCTGCCGCCGCCATCGCCGCCGCCGGCACGCCTGTGTTCGCCATCAAGGGCGAGTCGCTGGATGACTACTGGGAATACACGCACCGCATTTTCGAATGGCCTAGCGTGGACGGCAAGGCTGTCTACTCGAACATGATCCTCGACGATGGCGGCGATGCCACCCTGCTGCTGCACCTGGGCGTGCGCGCGGAAACCGATCTGTCGGTGCTGGCGAATCCCGGTTCGGAAGAAGAAATCTGCATGTTCAACTCGATCAAGCGTCATCTGCTGGCCGACCCGACCTGGTACTCGAAGCGTCTGCCGGAAATTCTCGGCGTGACGGAAGAAACCACCACCGGCGTGCACCGTTTGTATCAAATGCACAAGGAAGGCAAGCTGGCTTTCCCTGCGATCAACGTGAACGATTCCGTCACGAAATCGAAATTCGACAACCTGTATGGCTGCCGCGAGTCCCTGGTCGACGGCATCAAGCGCGCCACCGACGTGATGATCGCCGGCAAAGTGGCCGTCATCGCCGGTTACGGTGACGTCGGCAAAGGTTCGGCCCAGGCCATGCGCGCCCTGTCGGCGCAAGTGTGGGTGACGGAAGTCGATCCGATCTGCGCACTGCAGGCGGCGATGGAAGGCTACCGCGTCGTGACCATGGATTACGCCTGCGAACACGGCGACATCTTTGTCACCTGCACCGGCAACTACCACATCCTGACGCACGATCACCTGACGCGCATGAAAGACCAGGCCATCGTCTGCAACATTGGTCACTTTGACAATGAAATCGACGTTGCTTCGTTGAAGCAATACGAGTGGGAAAACATCAAGCCGCAAGTCGACCACATCATCTTCCCGTCTGGCCGCCGCATCATCCTGCTGGCCGAAGGCCGTTTGGTCAACCTCGGTTGCGGCACGGGCCACCCGTCGTACGTGATGAGCTCGTCGTTCGCCAACCAGACGATCGCCCAGATCGAGCTGTACGCGAACACGGCCAACTACCCGGTCGGCGTGTACACCCTGCCAAAACACCTGGACGAAAAAGTCGCCCGTTTGCAACTCAAAAAGTTGAATGCGCAGCTGACGGAACTGACGCAAGAGCAAGCCGACTACATCGGCGTGCGTCAAGAAGGCCCTTATAAGCCAGAGCACTACCGCTATTAA
- a CDS encoding lysophospholipid acyltransferase family protein, which produces MLVPIFRFLSIFPLPVLHALGAALGWVIYAISPSYRRRMRENMQGAGFSQHLHTAVAEAGKSVLELPFIWCAPAERVARHATVENWELVEKALQHGRGIVFLTPHLGCFEIVAQQIALRTPLTVMYRPPKRAALKPLIEGARARENLMLAPANMSGVRIFAKCLKKGQPIGLLPDQVPQEGEGVWADFFGRPAYTMTLPAKLAQMGGAEVIITYAERLPGGRGYVVHFVPFTESLDSTSAEQARTINAAMEQLIARSPAQYLWSYNRYKVPRGAPPPTPATPDAAGEQA; this is translated from the coding sequence ATGTTAGTCCCAATTTTCCGCTTCCTGTCCATCTTTCCCCTGCCCGTCCTGCATGCCCTGGGCGCTGCGCTCGGCTGGGTGATTTACGCCATTTCCCCGTCCTACCGCCGCCGCATGCGCGAGAACATGCAAGGTGCGGGGTTTTCGCAACACTTGCACACGGCCGTGGCCGAAGCGGGCAAGAGCGTGCTGGAATTGCCCTTCATCTGGTGCGCGCCGGCCGAACGCGTGGCGCGCCATGCGACGGTGGAAAACTGGGAACTGGTGGAAAAGGCGCTGCAACACGGCCGCGGCATCGTCTTCCTGACGCCGCACCTGGGCTGCTTTGAAATCGTCGCGCAACAGATCGCGCTGCGCACGCCGCTGACCGTGATGTACCGTCCGCCCAAGCGCGCCGCCTTGAAACCGCTGATCGAAGGAGCCCGCGCGCGCGAAAACCTGATGCTGGCGCCGGCCAATATGTCGGGCGTGCGCATCTTCGCCAAATGCCTGAAAAAAGGCCAGCCCATCGGCCTGCTGCCCGACCAGGTGCCACAAGAGGGCGAAGGCGTGTGGGCCGATTTCTTCGGCCGCCCCGCCTACACCATGACCCTGCCGGCCAAGCTGGCGCAGATGGGCGGCGCCGAAGTCATCATCACTTACGCGGAACGCCTGCCGGGCGGACGCGGCTATGTCGTGCATTTCGTGCCCTTCACCGAGTCGCTGGACAGCACTTCGGCCGAGCAGGCGCGCACGATCAACGCGGCCATGGAGCAATTGATCGCGCGCAGCCCGGCGCAATACCTGTGGAGCTACAACCGCTATAAAGTACCGCGCGGCGCGCCGCCGCCCACGCCCGCCACGCCCGACGCCGCCGGGGAGCAGGCATGA